In Bacillus horti, the following proteins share a genomic window:
- a CDS encoding stalk domain-containing protein yields the protein MQILQRVKKNQSEEQRGTFNVKRSWLKIGIPVMLIFVMLGGLSTQVEANATDRAVGTDRIQVYLDRFTLAFDVEPRIIPTSEGGHTVVPFRKLAESLGVQVTWNQANQTIKAVGFDREVVLTINRQAAQVDGQPYALGVAPFVDKGHTLIPLRFFSEVFGADVNWNQQQKVIRITSPKTNMYTFAFYGLGSFSQRQYIPNFDGIGYTWSRINQQGEWTISAANGNEYNWPQDHPDATTQDLIVSGQQGGGEAFLMVAAFESRGEVSAVLLDQGKRNTALQQMLDKVQEENMDGILIDFEGIRSTEEHQALKKAFTRFIQDLTQQAKQHGLKIGVALPPPNNHFNGYEYELIGEAADFIFLMAYDYNPRGAGINHQLPEPMLLVNQGIEQTLETIPASKIVLGINAIYETPETTVDKIGLAKRHGLKGMGLWILRGVNVDYMNQMGKSIYLEK from the coding sequence ATGCAGATTCTGCAAAGGGTTAAGAAAAATCAGAGTGAAGAGCAAAGGGGAACGTTTAACGTGAAAAGAAGTTGGTTAAAAATAGGGATACCTGTAATGCTTATATTCGTAATGTTAGGTGGATTATCGACACAGGTAGAAGCAAACGCTACAGATAGAGCGGTGGGTACAGATAGAATTCAGGTTTACCTTGATCGTTTTACCCTTGCTTTTGATGTAGAACCGAGAATTATTCCAACAAGTGAGGGCGGACATACCGTTGTTCCATTTAGAAAGCTGGCTGAGTCATTAGGTGTGCAGGTCACATGGAATCAAGCCAACCAGACAATCAAGGCAGTAGGATTTGATCGGGAGGTTGTGCTTACCATTAATCGCCAAGCCGCTCAAGTAGATGGTCAACCGTATGCTCTTGGTGTGGCGCCTTTTGTAGATAAGGGTCATACTTTAATTCCATTAAGGTTCTTCTCCGAAGTGTTTGGAGCCGATGTTAACTGGAACCAGCAGCAAAAAGTGATTCGTATCACATCACCAAAAACAAATATGTATACTTTTGCTTTCTATGGATTAGGTTCTTTTTCTCAGCGTCAGTATATCCCGAATTTTGATGGAATCGGTTATACATGGTCAAGAATCAATCAGCAAGGAGAGTGGACAATTTCAGCGGCTAATGGAAATGAATATAATTGGCCACAGGATCATCCAGATGCTACTACTCAGGACTTAATTGTCTCAGGGCAACAAGGCGGAGGTGAAGCATTTCTGATGGTGGCAGCCTTTGAATCTAGAGGTGAGGTTAGTGCTGTTTTACTAGATCAAGGTAAAAGAAATACAGCGTTACAGCAGATGCTAGATAAGGTGCAAGAGGAGAATATGGATGGAATCCTCATTGATTTTGAAGGGATTCGCAGCACAGAGGAGCATCAAGCTTTGAAGAAAGCTTTTACACGCTTCATACAGGATCTGACACAGCAAGCTAAGCAGCATGGACTGAAGATAGGAGTAGCACTTCCTCCACCAAACAATCATTTTAACGGCTATGAGTATGAGCTCATTGGTGAGGCTGCTGATTTTATTTTCTTAATGGCGTATGATTACAATCCTCGTGGAGCGGGGATCAATCATCAATTACCTGAACCGATGCTATTGGTGAACCAAGGTATAGAACAAACACTTGAGACTATTCCAGCATCCAAGATTGTACTAGGTATAAATGCTATTTATGAAACACCGGAAACGACGGTAGACAAAATTGGATTAGCGAAGAGACATGGTTTAAAAGGTATGGGTCTGTGGATTCTAAGAGGTGTAAACGTTGATTATATGAATCAAATGGGCAAAAGTATCTATCTTGAGAAGTAA